The Ignavibacteriota bacterium DNA segment AGCCGGTCTCGAGCCAGACGGTAATCATTTCGACCGCCAGTTCCCACGGCACAAGCCGCTCTCCGATGGCAAGCACGTTTGCGTCGTTATGCAGGCGCGACATCCGCGCCGCTTCAAGTACCTGGCAGCTTGCTGCGCGTATCCCTCTGTGACGGTTCGCCGCAATACCGATGCCGAGCCCCGTGCCGCACACGAATATTCCGCGTGTGCACTCGCCGCGTAATATCGCTTCCGATGCACGATGCGCGTAGTCGGGATAGTCCGCGCGATCCGCGCTGTGCGTCCCGTAATCTTTCCATTCGTGTCCGAGTGACACGAGCAGTTCCTTGAACTTTTCCTTGTACGCGAAGCCCGCGTGGTCGGATGCGAGTGCGATCGTCATTCCTGCATCCTTCTCAGTCCGCTTCGCGGCGTGTGAACCAATTCTCGCCGACACTGATGCTGAATGAGAAACGGACCATGAGGCGGCTGCCGAGCAAATTGCTGCTCGCGCCGCGCACTCCCGCCTCGAGCGATAGATCCGCGCGGCTCTCGGCCCAGACCGGAAAACCGAATCCGACCGTGCCGTAGGTTTCGCTCTGCGCTACGCCGTCGAGCAGCACGCTCAGTTTCTGATGCGCCACGCCGAAGCGCAGCAGCGATGCACGCAGCATGCCCTGCGAGGATGCGGATCCCGTCTTCCACTCCGCTCCCGCGCTGATGCGGTACCCGGTTGTTAATGCGGGCTGCACGATGCCGAACACCCGCGCGCCTGTCCAGTCCTGGATCGCAACGTCGGCCGCAATGAGCAAGCGCGAATCGAGTTCGTAGGAAAGCCCGTACTGATATCGGACTGGTATGTCCTGAATTCCATCCGCGCCGCGCACGGTGGAGTCGTGTGTCGCATATTGGAAATGCAGGTCGCGCGATGCGTCGAGTTCCGCCGATGTGGCGACGGAGGCGCTCACTGCGAGCCCGTCCGGACCTGTAAGCACTGCGCCCAGCACATAGCCGCCGCCGCCATGACTGGTGGACCGCCGCTGTGTGGTGGTGAAATAGTCCGCATCGTCGAAGTCCACCACCATCTCGTGTTCCGCCGTGCCGAAGTACCAGCGCGCCGCGGCGCCGATGTTCAGCCACGGAAGCGGACGCACGGCCAAGCCGATGCTTGCAAAGGCAAGACCGCCGGAGCCGCTGTACGACGAGGTGTATGTCTTCCCGCCCTCGCTTCCGTGGGCGTTCAGTTCGTATCCGATGCCGCTCAGTTGGTGCAAGCCGGCCGACAGTCGCGTGCGAATGGATTCTTCGAAGGGAATTGCGAAATCGAGGGATTTGAAGGCAAATGATCCGTACGAGAGCGCCGCGCCTTTCGACGAGGATTCGTATTCGTAAGATCCGCTCGCCTGCAAACGGAGATTCGACAGGAATGTCCACGCGGCGGGATTGGTCGCGTGTATCTCGTACGACGAGCCGACGGCGGCCCCCGTGTAGCCCATGCCGCGCTGACGAGCGCCTGCTAGGTTGTCGAGTTCCCCGATTCCGAATCGTGAGAGCACCGATCCACCGTTCTGTGCCTGCGCGGCGAAAGGACAGAGGACGAGGAGAAGGAGGAAAATTCGTCTCATGGCCGTCTCCGTCAGGGTTTGCGTGTAAACGTGACGGTCAATCGCGGCCGCAGCTCCGCTGCTGCTCCGGGACCATAAAATGCCAGCAGATCCAGGTCGCCCGCCTCCTCCACTTTGACGAGAACAAACCCTCGGTTGCGCTCGGGATGATTTACCCACCGCTGTACAATGCGGGTCATGGCGAGGCCTTTTGCAATGATGCGTTGGCCCGAATCCGGTGTGGAGATCGTGTATTCTGATCCGACCGACCGCGTCGCGGAATCGCTGAGTTCGTACACACGCACGGAATCGATGCCGCGGATGTTTTTTCTCGTGCGCGACGGATCGATGGTCAAGCGGAGTGATGCAGCGTTGACGATGCAGCCGGGAGGGATCGCGCTCAAATCAAAGGCCACTGTGCCGCGCCACGACAAACCGCCGTGCACCGCAAGCTCCGTGACCGCAGGGGCCGGACCCGAAGCGATAAATGTGTCCTCGATCTGCAGCGGAACGAGTGTGGTGTCCGCGAGTCCATCGCGCGCAACAACTACTCGTATCGTCGCGGGCTTCCTGCTGCTCTCTGATGCGTCGAAAGTGTACACGGTGTTTGTGGCTCCGGTGGGCTCGAGAAGCAGACCCCACACACCCGTCACCTGGCCTCCGCTCTCGCCGTTCGCCCAGGAACGAATGAGCGTGGAGTCGAGCTGAAATTGGATGCTGTCGCCGACGGGTCCATTGTATTGGCCCGCGGGAACCGGATCCGTCGTCAGCGCCGCAAGACT contains these protein-coding regions:
- the rpiB gene encoding ribose 5-phosphate isomerase B → MTIALASDHAGFAYKEKFKELLVSLGHEWKDYGTHSADRADYPDYAHRASEAILRGECTRGIFVCGTGLGIGIAANRHRGIRAASCQVLEAARMSRLHNDANVLAIGERLVPWELAVEMITVWLETGFEGGRHVDRLVKIELP